One stretch of Vulpes lagopus strain Blue_001 chromosome X, ASM1834538v1, whole genome shotgun sequence DNA includes these proteins:
- the BEX4 gene encoding protein BEX4, which produces MGAVPRAVTKASRDPPTLTRAPRCSVRPGLRSLARSPARRYLLPVALKAADQGRPQRVGGGGGAGVLVQVLRRRTRGENPEEEEETARIGPGAMASKEKQVVKSVNMESAQQENEEQSSVQNEEESCNSKGSEGQKNGRNVKLGRMRRLVPNFRWAIPNKNIDHNEMGDDVEKFVGQMMEIRRKTKEQQMRHHKRFQTPEPDNHYDFCLIP; this is translated from the exons ATGGGGGCGGTGCCCCGAGCAGTGACGAAGGCCTCACGTGACCCGCCAACGCTGACTCGCGCGCCTCGCTGTAGCGTCAGACCCGGCcttcgctcgctcgctcgctcgcccGCTCGTCGGTACCTGCTGCCGGTGGCCCTGAAGGCGGCGGACCAGGGGCGGCCCCAAAGAGTAGGAGGCGGAGGGGGAGCAG GTGTGCTGGTCCAAGTGTTGCGGCGGCGCACTCGCGGCGAGAatccggaggaggaggaggagactgcAAGGATAGGCCCAG GAGCAATGGCGTCCAAAGAGAAACAAGTGGTGAAAAGTGTCAACATGGAAAGTGCCCAGCAGGAAAACGAAGAACAGAGCTCTGTGCAGAATGAAGAGGAATCATGCAATTCGAAAGGGAGTGAAGGccaaaagaatggaagaaatgttAAGCTGGGGCGAATGAGACGACTTGTCCCTAATTTTCGATGGGCCATACCTAACAAGAATATTGATCACAATGAAATGGGAGATGATGTCGAAAAGTTCGTAGGGCAAATGATGGAGATCAGGAGAAAGACTAAAGAGCAGCAAATGAGGCATCATAAGCGCTTCCAAACTCCTGAACCTGATAATCATTATGACTTTTGCCTTATACCGTGA